In Tripterygium wilfordii isolate XIE 37 chromosome 23, ASM1340144v1, whole genome shotgun sequence, one genomic interval encodes:
- the LOC119993250 gene encoding myb-related protein 2-like: MYHHPQHQGKNNHSPSRIPMPPERHLFLQGGNGPGDSGLILSTDAKPRLKWTLDLHERFIEAVNQLGGADKATPKTVLKLMGIPGLTLYHLKSHLQKYRLSMNLHGQSNSGNKVGSLAISGDRMPEVNAIHMNNLSAAPQTANKNLQIGEALEMQIEVQRRLHEQLEVQRHLQLRIEAQGKYLQAVLEKAKETLGKQNLGPVGLEAAKIQISQLISKVSNQCLNSAFPDLKELQGLCPQPTQATYPTDCSMDSCLTSSDGSQKDQETHHSGMGLRPHNGGILFEHKEITEAPMIPQAELKWCEDPKQNQMFLSPMSNDTERIMFSMERSSSDLSMSVGLHGERCNDSNGLFEARFKGKNQEDNFLDQTNKRTDSGKLVNEKVSQGYKPPDLSTKLDLNAHDENDVASNCIQFDLNGFSWS, translated from the exons ATGTATCATCATCCTCAACATCAAGGGAAGAACAACCACTCTCCTTCGAGAATTCCAATGCCTCCAGAAAGACACTTGTTCCTGCAAGGTGGGAATGGTCCTGGAGATTCTGGACTTATCCTTTCAACTGATGCAAAGCCTCGACTGAAATGGACGCTAGATCTTCATGAGCGCTTCATCGAAGCAGTCAACCAGCTGGGAGGAGCAGAca AGGCTACTCCAAAAACAGTTCTGAAACTTATGGGGATTCCAGGACTTACCTTATACCACCTAAAGAGTCATCTTCAG AAATACAGGCTCAGCATGAACCTTCACGGACAATCTAACAGTGGGAACAAAGTTG GTTCACTTGCTATTTCGGGTGACAGAATGCCTGAAGTAAATGCAATTCACATGAACAATTTAAGCGCTGCACCACAGACAGCAAACAA AAACCTGCAGATTGGTGAAGCACTCGAGATGCAAATTGAAGTGCAGAGAAGGCTTCACGAGCAGCTGGAG GTACAACGACATCTGCAGCTCAGGATAGAGGCTCAGGGAAAGTACCTGCAAGCGGTGCTGGAGAAAGCCAAAGAGACTCTTGGAAAACAAAATTTGGGTCCGGTGGGGCTTGAAGCTGCCAAAATTCAGATTTCCCAACTGATTTCCAAAGTATCGAACCAATGCCTGAATTCTGCATTTCCAGACCTTAAAGAACTTCAGGGTTTGTGTCCCCAACCGACACAAGCAACATATCCCACTGACTGTTCAATGGACAGTTGCCTGACCTCCAGTGACGGATCCCAGAAGGACCAAGAAACACATCACAGTGGGATGGGATTGAGACCGCACAATGGTGGCATACTTTTCGAGCACAAAGAGATTACAGAAGCGCCTATGATACCCCAAGCTGAACTCAAGTGGTGTGAAGATCCGAAACAGAACCAAATGTTCCTCTCCCCAATGAGCAATGACACAGAAAGAATAATGTTTTCTATGGAAAGAAGCTCCAGTGATTTGTCCATGAGTGTTGGACTCCATGGAGAGAGATGCAACGACAGCAATGGCTTGTTTGAAGCAAGATTCAAGGGAAAAAATCAGGAAGACAATTTCCTggaccaaacaaacaaaaggacAGACTCAGGAAAGTTAGTGAATGAGAAAGTTTCACAAGGATATAAACCGCCTGACCTTTCAACAAAACTAGACCTGAATGCCCACGACGAAAATGATGTCGCTTCAAACTGCATACAGTTTGATTTGAACGGCTTCAGTTGGAGCTGA